Proteins from a single region of Stutzerimonas stutzeri:
- a CDS encoding L-threonylcarbamoyladenylate synthase, translating to MSQFFQIHPDNPQPRLIKQAVEIIRKGGVVVYPTDSSYAVGCSMGNKAGIERIRRLRQLDDKHNFTLACRDLSQLGLFAKVDTAAFRLLKAHLPGPYTIILSATREVPRMLLHPKRRTIGLRVPAQPIAQALLEELGEPLMSVSLILPGEELPMSDPYEMRDALEHQVDLIIDGGYGGLEASTVVSLVDDQPEVVRVGCGDPAPFMV from the coding sequence ATGAGCCAGTTCTTTCAGATTCACCCGGACAACCCGCAACCGCGCCTGATCAAGCAGGCCGTGGAAATCATCCGCAAGGGCGGGGTAGTGGTTTACCCGACCGATTCCAGTTATGCCGTTGGCTGCTCGATGGGTAACAAGGCAGGCATCGAGCGCATCCGCCGGCTGCGCCAGCTGGATGACAAACACAACTTCACTCTGGCCTGCCGCGACCTGTCGCAGCTGGGCCTGTTCGCCAAGGTTGATACCGCCGCCTTCCGTTTGCTCAAGGCGCATCTGCCAGGGCCTTACACCATTATTCTGTCGGCCACCCGCGAGGTGCCGCGCATGCTGCTGCATCCCAAACGCCGCACCATTGGCCTGCGTGTGCCTGCCCAGCCGATTGCCCAGGCGCTGCTGGAAGAGCTGGGTGAGCCGCTGATGAGCGTCAGCCTGATCCTGCCGGGCGAGGAGTTGCCGATGAGCGACCCATACGAGATGCGTGACGCTTTGGAGCATCAGGTAGACCTGATCATCGATGGCGGTTACGGTGGCCTCGAGGCATCGACTGTGGTCAGCCTGGTCGACGATCAGCCTGAGGTGGTGCGGGTCGGCTGTGGCGATCCCGCACCTTTCATGGTCTGA
- a CDS encoding PHP domain-containing protein, with product MIVDLHCHSTASDGMLAPAKLVERAHARGVEMLALTDHDTVDGLVEARTTAQALGMQLVNGIELSCLWNGATIHILGYAFTADAPALQQAIAQLHDGRWRRAELIGQRLEAKGMPGALEGARAIQQELGDSGNAPARPHFADFLVRAGYVRDRAEAFRKWLGSGKLGDVKQHWPSLEQTVQTLRESGAWISLAHPWQYDFTRSKRRRLVIDFAQAGGHALEVVNGMQPLEQVGGLSTLVREFGLMATVGSDFHAPGDWSELGLYRSLPEDLSPLWRHFDHERRIPAAS from the coding sequence ATGATTGTCGATCTGCATTGCCACAGCACAGCCTCGGACGGGATGCTGGCGCCGGCCAAGCTGGTGGAGCGTGCCCATGCACGCGGCGTCGAGATGCTGGCGCTCACCGACCACGACACGGTCGACGGCCTCGTCGAGGCGCGAACGACCGCGCAGGCGCTGGGCATGCAACTGGTCAATGGGATCGAGCTTTCATGCCTGTGGAACGGGGCTACCATTCATATATTGGGTTATGCCTTCACCGCTGATGCTCCGGCATTGCAGCAGGCTATCGCGCAGTTGCACGATGGCCGCTGGCGCCGCGCCGAGCTCATCGGTCAGCGGCTGGAAGCGAAGGGCATGCCGGGTGCCCTCGAAGGCGCACGGGCGATCCAGCAGGAGCTCGGCGACAGTGGTAATGCGCCTGCTCGTCCGCATTTCGCCGACTTCCTCGTGCGCGCCGGTTATGTGCGCGACCGTGCCGAAGCGTTTCGCAAATGGCTCGGTTCCGGCAAGCTCGGTGATGTGAAACAGCATTGGCCGAGCCTGGAGCAGACGGTGCAGACGTTGCGCGAGTCCGGCGCATGGATCAGCCTTGCGCATCCGTGGCAGTACGATTTCACCCGCAGCAAGCGGCGCCGTTTGGTCATCGATTTCGCCCAGGCCGGCGGCCACGCGCTGGAGGTAGTCAACGGCATGCAGCCGTTGGAACAGGTTGGCGGGCTGTCGACGCTGGTGCGTGAGTTCGGCCTGATGGCGACCGTTGGTAGTGATTTTCACGCGCCCGGCGACTGGTCGGAGCTGGGACTGTACCGCAGCCTGCCGGAGGACCTGTCGCCGCTTTGGAGACATTTCGATCATGAGCGCCGCATACCTGCTGCCAGCTGA
- a CDS encoding YciI family protein, translating to MLYAVIATDAPNSLQDRLATRPAHLARLEQLKNEGRLVLAGPHPAIDSNDPGEAGFSGSLVVAEFDSLEAAQQWADADPYKAAGVYVSVVVKPFKKVLP from the coding sequence ATGCTGTACGCCGTTATCGCCACCGACGCACCGAATTCCCTACAGGACCGCCTCGCCACCCGCCCGGCCCATCTGGCCCGCCTGGAGCAACTGAAGAACGAAGGCCGGCTGGTCCTGGCCGGGCCGCACCCGGCCATCGACAGCAATGACCCAGGCGAAGCCGGTTTCAGCGGCAGCTTGGTGGTTGCCGAATTCGACTCCCTGGAAGCAGCGCAACAGTGGGCAGACGCAGATCCGTATAAAGCAGCGGGCGTCTACGTGAGCGTGGTGGTCAAGCCCTTCAAGAAAGTGCTGCCCTGA